The Paenibacillus mucilaginosus 3016 genome includes the window TGAATGTAAAAAAATCCCCGCAGGAGATACATGGATGTACCCTCCTGCGGGGATTTCTGCCTGGCAGCATCATTTGAACGGGCAGGCTCCCTGACTTACTCCGCAGCCGCCGCCCCCCTCGTCATCAGCTTCTCCATCTGCGCCACCTGCTCGGAAGTCAACGGTCCGTGCTCCAGCGCCCCAGCGTTCTCGGTCACCTGCTTCACCGTACGGAAGCCCGGAATCGGAATGGTCCATTCACTTCGGGCCCACAGCCAACCGAGCGCTCCCTGGGCGAGCGTCCGTCCGCCCGAGGTGAGAAGGTCGCGGATATCCTGCAGCCGTTCCGACATGTCCGCCGAAGGTACCCCGTTCTGGAAGTAGGTCAGCCATTCCAGGTCATTCCTCCCCCGGATATCCTGCGGATCGGCAACCGTTCGGGCTTCCGAATATTTGCCTGTCAATAGACCCATGGCCAGCGGCCCGCGGTTAATGCTCGCCAGCCGCTGCTTCGCGCAGAGCTCCAGCATGCCGGCGTTGTCACGGAAAACATTCATCTCATGCTGAATCGCCGTGCAGTGCCGGCCGCGCGCGAAGACTTCCGCCCTTCCGGGGTCGTCCGTCGACCATCCGTAATAACGGATCTTCCCTTCCGCTGCGAGCTCCTCCAGCACTCCCATGACCTCGGGCGCAAGGTCCGGCGGATAATCGCCGAGATGAAACTGGTACAGATCGATATAATCGGTCTGCAGTCTTCTCAGCGAGGCTTCGCAGGCCTGCCTGATGTAAGCGGGACTGGCCGCCGCCCCCCTTGCTTCCTTGGTCGTCTCGTCGGTGACGTATCCGAATTTGGTGGCGATGACCACCCCGCTCCTGCGGCCCTTCAGCGCTTGGCCGATGACCTTCTCGCTGTGCCCCGCCCCGTAGTTGTCCGATGTGTCGATCAGCGTGATCCCGCTGTCGAGAGCGCAGTGGATCGCCTCGATGGATTCACGATCATTGACTTCGCCCCACCCGAACGGCTTCCCGGTTGCCGCTTCAATCCAGGGTCCGCCGATCGCCCAGCATCCGATCCCGAGGGCACTGACTTCGATTCCCGATCTTCCCAATTGGCGTTTCAACACGCTCTTCATCTCCTTTGATCTGATCTGCTTCTTCAGTATAATTGGAAATATCGGCCATTCTAAGAGCCAAAAACCGGTTGATTCCGGGAACCAATGGGAGGAGGGAATGCTCATGTTCGGTTTCAGCCCGGCCGAAGGCGCCGGCTCCATGACCAAGCAGCTGTGCACGCATCTGCGCGGACACATCGAGAACGGCACACTCTCCCCGGGCCTGCGCCTCCCGCCCACGCGCAGGGCGGCACAGGAGCTGCGGATCGCACGCAATATCGTGATCGAAGTCTACGAGCAGCTGACGGCGGAAGGGTACCTGGTCACCCGGACCGGCGCAGGGACCTATGTGGCGGACAGTATCCAGACGCACTTGCCGGTCCGCCAGCTACCGCAGCAGGTGACGGCAGCGGCGTCTTCCCCGGTCCGTCCGAAGGAGCAGTGGATTGACTTTGACGCAGGCACACCGGATCTCCGGCACTTTCCACGGAAGCTGTGGAGCCAATACCTTCGGGATGTGACCGCCAATGAGCCGGAGCATGTACTCGATTACGGGGACTGCAGAGGATCGGGAGCACTGAGGGAAGCGCTGGTCCGTTACCTGTTCCGGGTGAAGGGCATCCGGTGCAGCGCAGATCAGATCATCGTAACCTCCGGCACCTCCGAGGGCTGTCTCCTGCTCGCCTCCGCGTTCTCGGACCTGTTCCGGACGGTCTATGTCGAAGAACCGACGATTGGTTTCATCGCGGACATTTTCCGTAGACTCCATTATGCCGTTCATCCGGTAGAGGTCGATGGCCACGGCATGATCGTCGGTCAGATGGATCCTTCACTTCCCAGGGGGCTGCTCATCCTTACCCCCTCGCATCAATACCCGACGGGCAGCATTCTCTCGATCCAGCGGAGGCAGCAGGCCGTCAGGCTGGCGGAGACCTGCGGCCATTATATCCTCGAAGACGATTACAACAGCGAATTCCGGCACAAAGGCTCTCCCATCCCGCCGCTTCAGCTTCTGGCCCCTACCCGGGTCATCTATGCCGGCACGTTCAGCAAGACCTTGTCCCCGGCCGTCAAGCTGGGCTTTCTCCTTGTGCCTCCGGATCTCGTGGATCGGGTTCTTCAAACGAAGGCGGACCTGAATCTCTCGGCCTCAGGTCTGACGCAGCTGGCCTTATCCCGGTTCATCGAGGACGGCCACTTCGACCGTCACATCCATAAGATGAGGGGGATTTACCGGAAGAGGCGCATTTTCTTGAAAGAGCAGGTTCAGCGCTTGTTCGGCGGGGAGGTGCAGGTCCTGGGGGATGAAGCGGGCATGCATGTCCAGCTTGCTTTTCGGCCGGAGGTGTATGGGGCCGTCGATTGGAAGGCCAGCGAAGCGTTCGGGGTCCGGCTGAGCTCCTTCGATGAATATGCCCGGCACCAAGGCCGGTATCCCGGCAAGATCGTACTCGGCTACGGGAAGCTATCGGAAGAGCAGATCGCCGAGGGGCTCCGGCGGCTTCACGCCTTTGTGCAGTCGGCGAAGTCCGTCTAGCGGCAGGCGGTCCCGGGCAGCAAAAATACCCCGGAGGAGACACCGGGGAAGTGTCTTCCTGCGGGGCACGATGCCGCCAAGGGGATTAGAACGAGCTGAATTTGTCGTGGATTCGGGCCAGCATCTCTTTGCGGGTCTCATCCGTGGCGACAGTGGTCACGCCGCCGAAGAGGAAGTGCTCCACGACCTCAACGCCGCAGAAGTCGAAGATTCCGCCGCCGGAGGTTTTCTGCAGAGCTTCGTTCATGCCGGTCGCTTCATACACATCGCCGGGCGTACCGTACGTGTTGATGATCACGCCTTTTTTGCCGGTGAAGAGCTTGTCGATCCCGCCCTCGCTGTTGTACTGGTACGCGAAGCCGTAAGAGAAGGTCCGGTCCACATACCCTTTGAGGATCGCGGGAAGCCCTGTCCACCAGATCGGATAGATGAAGGTGATGACATCCGCCTCGGCCAGATGCTCCTGCTCCTGCTTGATATCCGCCGGTGCCCGGCCTTCACGGAGTGCGGCGGTGTCGGTGGCGGACAGGACGGGGTGAAAATTCAGCTTATACAGGTCCCGCACGCAAATCTCATGCCCTTTCGCCTTCAGGGCGGCTACAGCGGTGTCCAGGATGGCGTTGTTGAAGCTTCCCTTGTGCGGATGGGCATACACGATCAGATGATTCATTGCTTGGTTTCCTCCAGATGCAGGTTCAACTCTTGTCAGCTTCCCATGAAGCGGCCTGCTCCATTTGTAGTCTCCTTATGAGTCTTGCCAGCTTTTGGCTGTTCCATTCCTGACAAGCCGTGTCCTGCCGTCAAAATCGGCAGGCTGCAGCAGTCAAGCGGCTTGAATCGATCACAGCGGTCGTCCGGATCCACCGAAGGGTCCACTCATCAAACGCCTTCCGTTCAGCTTGCACCGGGAACGAGCCGTTCTTCTTTTCCCTGTGCTGACGCACTCCCCAGAGCAATCCCCCGGATGATCTCCGCATTGCCTTCCACATGCTCCTTGTTCAGCATGGTGTCATGCCCGCCGAGTCCCTGGTGCTCCCTGACGCTTCCGGCCGTCGCCGTCTGCCAGTGGGCGTAAGCCCGGTCATAGTCCCCTTCGGCCGGCAGAGTCGAGCGGATCAGGTGAATGTCGGCCTGCACGCTTCCACTGTTCTCGAGCGTGAAGAAGTACGTGAGGAACCCTTTCAGCCGGTCCATGTCCTTCTCCCGGAACTGGTATTCCTGGAAGACCGGGTGGGTCATGTAGTGCCGGCAGAGCAGCTCGAGATCCTTCGCCGACGGCATGCCCGCGTCCTTCTTGCGGTAGCAGTCGAGCAGGATCAGGCGCGACACCGGATGTCCGGCCGCCTCGAGCGCCTTGGCCGCCTCGAAAGCCAGGTGCCCGCCGGAGGAATAGCCGAGCAGAACATAAGGCCCTTCCGGCTGGACGCCGGTAATCAGCTCCACGTAATGCTTCATATGATGCGGATGGTCGATATAGTCGATGGAATAGACCGAGACGTCCTGCAGCTGCCGGCCGAGCTCATGGTAGATCATCCCGAGACCGCCCATCGGGGTGAAGCAGAACAGCGGGCTCCTGCCCTTTTTGTTCATGAGCATGATCGCCTTGGGCTCGGTCTTGTACCGGCTCATCAGGTAGGATGCCATCCCCCGGGGCGACGGCGCTTCCATCATGACGGCCAGCGGCAGTTCCACGCCGAAGTCCTGATGAATGCGGGAGACGAGCATCATCGCCTTGAGCGAGCTGCCTCCGGCCTCGAAGAAATCATCGGCCACGCCGATCCGCCTCTCCAGCAGCTCCTGGCAGAGAGCCGCCAGGCGGTGCTCCCACTGGTTCTGTGCGGCGGTGTTCTTCCGCTCCACGAGCAGCTCTTCCGGCTGAGGCAGCGCATGGCGGTCCATCTTGCCGTTCGCCGACAGCGGCATAGCGTCCAGCCGGATCATGTGGGCGGGAATCATATACACCGGCAGCCGGGCGGAGCAGTGATCCCGCAGCTCTTCCTCCCAGGCGGAGGCATCCGAAGGCACATAGTAGGCGCAGAGCACCTTCTCCCCTGCGGAAGCCTCGTAAGCGGTGACAGCCGCATCTTTGACATGCCGGTGGGCCCGCAGCACTTCCTCGATCTCGCCGAGCTCGATGCGGTACCCCCGGATTTTGACCTGGTCGTCCATCCGTCCCGTATACTCCAGCCGGCCGTCCGGCAGCCACCGGGCCGTATCTCCCGACCGGTACATGCGCTCCCCCGGGTGGAACGGGTCCTCCGGGAACGCTTCCGCCGTCAGCTCCGGCCGGTTCAGGTACCCCCGGGCCAGTCCCGCTCCGGCTATCCACAGGTGCCCCTTCACGCCGGCCGGCAGCGGCCTGAGCCGCTCGTCGAGGATGTAGACGCGGGTGCCGGGAATCGGCCGGCCGATGGAGGGCTTCCCGCCGGGCACGATGTGCCGCTCGCAGGTTGTAATGATGCTGTTCTCCGTGGGGCCGTATTCGTCGGCAAGCTCGATGTGCGGGAATACTTCCCTGCTGCGCTCCACCAGCCGCTGGGGCAGCTTCTCGCCGCCCAGGGTAACGACCCGGAGTGAGGCCGCCTCTTCCTCCCCGAGACATTCCAGCAGCACGGCATACAGGCTCGGCACACATTCGATATGGGTTACTCCCTGCTCCCGGATCAGCCGGCGGAGCGCAAGCGGATCCTTCGCCTCCCGTTCCGGCGCCAGCACGACCGCTGAGCCCGAGAGCAGGGGCGGCACCAGACACGACAGGAACGCATCGAAGGCGAAGGAGTAGACCTGCAGCACCCGGTCCTCCGGACGGAAGCCGAACTCCCGCCGGCGCCACAGCATCGTATTCACAGCGCCCCCGTGCTCGAGCATCACGCCTTTGGGGCGGCCGGTCGTGCCGGAGGTGTAGATCACGTAGGCCAGATCGCTGAGGCGGCTGTCCGGCGGGAGCGACTCCGTCTCATCGCTTCCCTCCAAGGACTCTTCCAGGAGCAGGGTCTCGCCGTTCCAATCGATGCCGGCCAGTTCACTACCGGTCAGCAGCAGCTTCGCCCCGCTGTCCTCCAGCATATAGCGCTGGCGCTCCTCCGGATAGTCCGGGTCGACGGGGACGAAAGCCCCGCCCGCCTTCCAGACGGCCAGCATGCCGGCGACCAGATCAGGGGACCGCCCGGCGCGGAGGCCTACAATCTCCTCGGACCGCACCCCCGCGCTTCGCAGACGGCGGGCCAGCCGGTCCGCCCGCTCCTGAAGCTCTCGATAGGTCACGCCCGTGCCTTCGAAGAGCAGCGCCGGGAGGTCCGGCGTGCGGCGGACCTGCTCGTCGAAGAGCACGTGCAGCGGCTTCGCCTCCTCCGCCGGTGCCGGCTCGCGGAAGAAGCTCCGGAGCAGCCTTTCTTCGTCAAGCGGCGTCAGAGTGCCGATCCGCTCCACGGGATCGAACTCCTGCAGCACCGCCGCATCCATCGTGTGCAGCAGCTGGGCCTGCAGCTGCTCGATAAACCAGTCCTCATGCAGCCCGGGATGATAGCTGAATTTGATCTGCCCCTCCTCGGGATATATATGGACGGTGAGATGGTAATTGATTTCCTCCGTATGAATCGCCGTGATCTCAAAGCCGAGATCCCTGCGGGATTGCTCCGGGTTCATGACCTCGCGGTCGATCGGGAAATTCTCGAATACGAGGAAGTGGTCGATCCGGGCATGCTTCAGATCCGTTTCCTGTTCAATGTCCCGGTAAGAGACGTAATCATGCGGCATCGATTCCAGGGCCTGGCGCTGCACCTGCTTCAGGCACTCGGCGAACGCAGCCTCCGGGTTCAACCGGATCCGCACCGGAACCGTATTGATCAGGAGTCCGACCATCCGCTCGATCCCCTCGATCGGGGCCGTCCGCCCGGAGACGATCGAGCCGAACACAATATCGTCGGAGCGGCAGTACCGTCTCATGACCAGCGCCCACACCGTCTGGAAGACGCTGTTGACCGTCACCTCATGCCGGCGTGCGAGTCCTTCAAGCCCCCGCACGCGCTCTGCTCCGAGCTCGAACAGTACTTCCTTGACGGCGGCGGCGCCGGAGGATCTGAGGATGCCCTGCGGGGCGGCGGGAAGCGCCTCGGCCGCCCGGTATCCCTCGAAATAGGTTTTCCAATAGCGGATCGAGGCCTCCTTGGGCCGCTCCTGAAGCCAATCCAGATACAGCCGGTAAGGAACTTCTTCGCTCTGCGGGATGTCCTGATCCTGCCTCAGCAGGCGGTATCCCTCCAGCAGATCGCGGAACACGTTGGAGAACGACCAGCCGTCCATGATGATGTGATGATTGTTGAAGATGAACCGGTAAGCCGCTTCCCCCGTACGGAAGACGGCGATCCGCAGCAGCAGATCCCTGGCCAGATCGAAGTCGCGGTCTTTGTTCGCCTGCTTCCACTGCGTCAGGAAGCTCTCCTGCTCTTCCGCCGCCAGTCCGCTGAGGTCCTCGTAATGGATGCGGAACTGCCGCTGATGGAGCACCACCTGTACGGGGCGCGTCATGTTCTGCTGGACGAAGACCGTCCTCAGGCTGTCGTATCGCCGGATCAGCTCGTTCATGCTCTGCTCGAGGAGCGGCACATCCAGCTCCCCCGCCACGTTCAGCTCAATCTCCACAAAATACAGCCGGGATTCCTTGTCCGCCAGCGAGGTGTAGAACATCCCTTCCTGTGTCGGAGTCAGCGGATCGATTCGCTTGATCTTATCCCTCGGTTTCATCGCAGCCTCCTGTTCTCTGCGGGGCCGGCTCTCCAGCGGCCGCCTGTGAATCATTATTCAATGGATTCGACAAGATCATAGAGCCCGTCCAGTTCTTCCAGCGACAGGGAGCCGTAGCCCAGATCGCTCGGCGTCTCCTCGCTGTGCGATTGCGCGGAGCAGTGGCGGATGACCGCCAGCAGGTTCGTTCTCAGCTTCTCCAGCAGCGCTGCGACCGTCTCTTCCTTGTGGATCCGGCGGTTGTAATCCATAAGCAGGTGCAGGCAGCCTTCCCGCACATAAGCGGTGATGAGCACAACGGCCGTCCGTTCGCACTCCAGCGAAGTGAGCCGGCCGGTTGGATACGCCGATGCCCCGAAGTGCTCCCGCTGCAGGTCCCGGTCAATCTGGCCCAGGTAATTGAAGCCGATCTCGGGCCGGAGCCGGCACTGCAGTCCTTCCTTGAGCTCCTCGGGGGTCAAATATTTCAGAATCCCGTAGCCGACGCCGCCCCGCGGAATCTGCCGCAGCTGCTCTTTGACCGACCGGATGCTGTAAGACAGATCATCTTCCCGGCTGATCTCGAGAACCACGGGATACTGTGAGGTGAACCAGCCGACCGTCCGGTTCACGTTGACGCCCTTGATGATCGGCTCCCGGCCGTGCCCTTCCATCCCCAGCATTATCCGGTCAGATGCAGTCCATTCCTTGAGGGTGAGTCCGGCGGCTGTCAGCAGAATGTCGTTGATCTCCGTCTTGTAGGCATGGTGAACGCCCTTCAGCAGAGCCTCGGTCTCTTCTCCTGTCAGCCGGACGCTGAGCGTGCGCTCATCGACGGCCAGATTCTCGATGCCTGTATAATCCGAAGGAATCGGCTCGCAGGGAGCGTCCTCCACCGATTTCCAATAAGGAATCTGTCTCAGCAGCTCACTGCTTCTCGCATACTTCTGCAGCTCCCGGGCCCAGCGCTGGTAGGAATCGCTCTTGGAGGGCAGCCGGATCTCCCGGCCCTCTGCCGCCTGTCCGTAGGCCGCATCCAAATCCTCGAGCAGAATCCGCCAGGAGACCCAGTCCATGACGAGGTGATGGGCCACGAACAGGAGATGATCCCCGTCTTCCGCACGGAACAGCGCCGCCTTCCATAAGGAGCCGTGCTCCAGCTGCATGCTTTCGTGCAGGCGGTTGGCATGGACCGCCAGCTCCTGCTCGGGGGGCAGGTTGCCGAGCAGCCGGATGACATGAAGCTCCGGCTCCCAGTCCTCCACCGGCCGGTTGTACAACCCCGCCGCTCCCCTGTTCCACTTCGACAGGACCGTACAGCGCAGGATGTCGTGGTGCTCGGCGAGCTTGCTCATCGCCTGCCGGAGGGCGTACTCATCGAATCCGTCCGCACGGCGGATGATGACCGCCTGATTCCAGTGGTCCGGATCAGTGAACGCTTCCTCGAAGAACCAGCTTGTGATCGGCGTCTCCGCGATCTCGCCCGTAACGGGAAGCTGATCGGCGTAAGAAGTGACGGGCTGGATATGGGCCATGAGATCTTTGAGCACCGGATGGATGAAAAGCTGCTTCA containing:
- a CDS encoding aldo/keto reductase, producing the protein MLKRQLGRSGIEVSALGIGCWAIGGPWIEAATGKPFGWGEVNDRESIEAIHCALDSGITLIDTSDNYGAGHSEKVIGQALKGRRSGVVIATKFGYVTDETTKEARGAAASPAYIRQACEASLRRLQTDYIDLYQFHLGDYPPDLAPEVMGVLEELAAEGKIRYYGWSTDDPGRAEVFARGRHCTAIQHEMNVFRDNAGMLELCAKQRLASINRGPLAMGLLTGKYSEARTVADPQDIRGRNDLEWLTYFQNGVPSADMSERLQDIRDLLTSGGRTLAQGALGWLWARSEWTIPIPGFRTVKQVTENAGALEHGPLTSEQVAQMEKLMTRGAAAAE
- a CDS encoding PLP-dependent aminotransferase family protein → MFGFSPAEGAGSMTKQLCTHLRGHIENGTLSPGLRLPPTRRAAQELRIARNIVIEVYEQLTAEGYLVTRTGAGTYVADSIQTHLPVRQLPQQVTAAASSPVRPKEQWIDFDAGTPDLRHFPRKLWSQYLRDVTANEPEHVLDYGDCRGSGALREALVRYLFRVKGIRCSADQIIVTSGTSEGCLLLASAFSDLFRTVYVEEPTIGFIADIFRRLHYAVHPVEVDGHGMIVGQMDPSLPRGLLILTPSHQYPTGSILSIQRRQQAVRLAETCGHYILEDDYNSEFRHKGSPIPPLQLLAPTRVIYAGTFSKTLSPAVKLGFLLVPPDLVDRVLQTKADLNLSASGLTQLALSRFIEDGHFDRHIHKMRGIYRKRRIFLKEQVQRLFGGEVQVLGDEAGMHVQLAFRPEVYGAVDWKASEAFGVRLSSFDEYARHQGRYPGKIVLGYGKLSEEQIAEGLRRLHAFVQSAKSV
- a CDS encoding NAD(P)H-dependent oxidoreductase; translated protein: MNHLIVYAHPHKGSFNNAILDTAVAALKAKGHEICVRDLYKLNFHPVLSATDTAALREGRAPADIKQEQEHLAEADVITFIYPIWWTGLPAILKGYVDRTFSYGFAYQYNSEGGIDKLFTGKKGVIINTYGTPGDVYEATGMNEALQKTSGGGIFDFCGVEVVEHFLFGGVTTVATDETRKEMLARIHDKFSSF
- a CDS encoding non-ribosomal peptide synthetase encodes the protein MKPRDKIKRIDPLTPTQEGMFYTSLADKESRLYFVEIELNVAGELDVPLLEQSMNELIRRYDSLRTVFVQQNMTRPVQVVLHQRQFRIHYEDLSGLAAEEQESFLTQWKQANKDRDFDLARDLLLRIAVFRTGEAAYRFIFNNHHIIMDGWSFSNVFRDLLEGYRLLRQDQDIPQSEEVPYRLYLDWLQERPKEASIRYWKTYFEGYRAAEALPAAPQGILRSSGAAAVKEVLFELGAERVRGLEGLARRHEVTVNSVFQTVWALVMRRYCRSDDIVFGSIVSGRTAPIEGIERMVGLLINTVPVRIRLNPEAAFAECLKQVQRQALESMPHDYVSYRDIEQETDLKHARIDHFLVFENFPIDREVMNPEQSRRDLGFEITAIHTEEINYHLTVHIYPEEGQIKFSYHPGLHEDWFIEQLQAQLLHTMDAAVLQEFDPVERIGTLTPLDEERLLRSFFREPAPAEEAKPLHVLFDEQVRRTPDLPALLFEGTGVTYRELQERADRLARRLRSAGVRSEEIVGLRAGRSPDLVAGMLAVWKAGGAFVPVDPDYPEERQRYMLEDSGAKLLLTGSELAGIDWNGETLLLEESLEGSDETESLPPDSRLSDLAYVIYTSGTTGRPKGVMLEHGGAVNTMLWRRREFGFRPEDRVLQVYSFAFDAFLSCLVPPLLSGSAVVLAPEREAKDPLALRRLIREQGVTHIECVPSLYAVLLECLGEEEAASLRVVTLGGEKLPQRLVERSREVFPHIELADEYGPTENSIITTCERHIVPGGKPSIGRPIPGTRVYILDERLRPLPAGVKGHLWIAGAGLARGYLNRPELTAEAFPEDPFHPGERMYRSGDTARWLPDGRLEYTGRMDDQVKIRGYRIELGEIEEVLRAHRHVKDAAVTAYEASAGEKVLCAYYVPSDASAWEEELRDHCSARLPVYMIPAHMIRLDAMPLSANGKMDRHALPQPEELLVERKNTAAQNQWEHRLAALCQELLERRIGVADDFFEAGGSSLKAMMLVSRIHQDFGVELPLAVMMEAPSPRGMASYLMSRYKTEPKAIMLMNKKGRSPLFCFTPMGGLGMIYHELGRQLQDVSVYSIDYIDHPHHMKHYVELITGVQPEGPYVLLGYSSGGHLAFEAAKALEAAGHPVSRLILLDCYRKKDAGMPSAKDLELLCRHYMTHPVFQEYQFREKDMDRLKGFLTYFFTLENSGSVQADIHLIRSTLPAEGDYDRAYAHWQTATAGSVREHQGLGGHDTMLNKEHVEGNAEIIRGIALGSASAQGKEERLVPGAS